One Methylocapsa sp. D3K7 DNA window includes the following coding sequences:
- the fabI gene encoding enoyl-ACP reductase FabI — MHLPLATSLAGKRGLVVGIANEASIAAGCARAFFAAGANLAATYLNDKALPYVRPVTDSLGCKLLLPCDVRIPGQLDAVFERIRTEWGQLDFLLHAIAFAPADDLHGRVVDCTAAGFALAMDVSCHSFLRMVHLAEPLMTAGGSLLTVTFYGSERVVAHYNLMGPVKAALESAVRYTAAELGPKGIRANAISPGAIRTRAASGIDRFDELLAAEAAAAPEHQLVDVDDVGALAAFLVSDGARRITGTIIPVDGGQHAIA, encoded by the coding sequence ATGCATCTTCCCCTTGCAACCAGCCTGGCCGGCAAGCGCGGGCTCGTCGTCGGCATTGCCAATGAGGCCAGCATCGCCGCTGGCTGTGCGCGCGCGTTCTTCGCTGCAGGCGCCAACCTCGCGGCAACCTACCTGAACGACAAAGCGCTGCCGTATGTCCGTCCGGTCACCGACTCCCTGGGCTGCAAATTGCTGCTGCCCTGCGATGTGCGCATCCCTGGTCAATTGGATGCGGTATTCGAGCGGATACGCACAGAATGGGGCCAATTGGACTTTCTGTTGCATGCCATCGCTTTCGCACCCGCAGACGATCTGCACGGCCGCGTGGTGGATTGCACTGCCGCAGGGTTCGCTCTGGCCATGGACGTGTCCTGCCATTCCTTCCTACGCATGGTGCATTTGGCCGAGCCGCTGATGACGGCTGGAGGCTCGTTGCTGACTGTGACTTTCTATGGTTCGGAACGAGTGGTCGCGCATTACAACCTGATGGGTCCGGTGAAGGCGGCGCTGGAAAGCGCGGTGCGCTACACGGCCGCCGAACTAGGACCAAAAGGGATCCGCGCCAACGCGATCTCTCCTGGGGCTATCCGTACCCGAGCCGCTAGCGGGATCGACCGCTTCGATGAACTGCTGGCGGCGGAGGCCGCCGCTGCTCCCGAGCACCAGTTGGTGGACGTCGATGACGTCGGCGCTCTGGCTGCGTTCTTGGTCAGCGATGGCGCACGCCGCATCACCGGCACGATCATTCCCGTGGATGGCGGGCAACACGCGATCGCATAA
- a CDS encoding acetate/propionate family kinase encodes MSVTGSILTLNAGSSSLKFAIFDGTTSLEATARGEIEDLDAAPHLLARDAAGSLLAERHWPAGTTLPFAVALDTLLEFADTHIGRDGLAAVGHRVVHGGADHIAPEVVTPALLAALEALTPLDPLHMPDNLAPMHAIAAARPSLKQVACFDTAFHHTLPPVAARFALPRAVSAAGVRRYGFHGLSYEYIASCLMQRSPALARGRVIAAHLGSGASLCALKDGVSIATTTGFSALDGLVMATRCGSLDPGVILYLGRQGHSFADIEDMLYHRSGLLGVSGISGDVRVLLASNNPHARDAIELFTYRIAIEAGALVSALGGLDGLVFTAGIGEHSPEIRASVCARLSWLGLRLDSAANAAGTSHISTPNSTVEVRVIATDEEVMIARHTQTTLNDQEHN; translated from the coding sequence GCCTGAAATTCGCGATATTCGACGGCACCACCAGCTTAGAAGCCACCGCACGCGGTGAGATCGAGGATTTAGATGCAGCGCCTCACCTTCTCGCGCGTGACGCCGCCGGTTCCCTATTGGCCGAGAGACACTGGCCGGCAGGTACCACGCTTCCGTTCGCCGTCGCCCTCGACACATTGCTGGAATTTGCCGACACTCATATTGGTCGCGATGGGCTAGCCGCTGTCGGCCACCGTGTCGTTCACGGCGGTGCGGACCATATCGCCCCCGAAGTCGTCACACCCGCGCTACTGGCGGCACTTGAGGCCCTGACGCCGCTCGATCCACTGCATATGCCCGACAACCTCGCTCCGATGCATGCGATCGCCGCCGCCCGGCCATCGCTCAAGCAGGTCGCCTGTTTTGACACCGCGTTCCACCACACACTGCCGCCGGTGGCTGCGCGATTCGCCCTTCCGCGAGCAGTGTCGGCGGCAGGCGTTCGCCGCTACGGCTTTCACGGCCTGTCTTACGAATACATCGCTAGCTGTCTGATGCAGCGGTCTCCTGCCCTGGCGCGAGGCCGTGTGATCGCCGCGCATCTCGGCTCCGGCGCCAGCCTCTGTGCGCTCAAGGACGGCGTCAGTATCGCCACGACCACTGGCTTCAGTGCGCTTGACGGGCTGGTCATGGCAACCCGCTGTGGCAGCCTTGATCCCGGCGTGATTCTCTATCTTGGCCGCCAGGGGCACAGTTTCGCCGATATCGAAGACATGCTCTACCACCGATCCGGTCTGCTCGGCGTATCCGGCATCAGCGGCGACGTCCGCGTTTTGCTCGCAAGCAACAATCCGCACGCGCGCGACGCGATCGAACTGTTCACCTATCGCATTGCCATTGAAGCAGGCGCGCTGGTCAGTGCGTTGGGTGGGCTGGACGGTCTGGTCTTCACCGCCGGCATCGGCGAGCATTCACCTGAGATCCGGGCGTCCGTATGCGCTCGCCTATCCTGGCTTGGCCTTCGCCTAGACAGTGCCGCCAATGCGGCCGGCACCTCTCATATCAGCACTCCGAACAGTACAGTCGAAGTACGAGTCATCGCGACGGATGAGGAAGTGATGATCGCACGCCACACGCAGACGACCCTTAACGACCAAGAACATAACTGA